The following are encoded together in the Macadamia integrifolia cultivar HAES 741 chromosome 10, SCU_Mint_v3, whole genome shotgun sequence genome:
- the LOC122090543 gene encoding uncharacterized protein LOC122090543 isoform X2, which translates to MKEDFVARDRRLKLEKDRVPSGRLIIKKKANESSTGVSSGKQKLFDSKKEKKRKRLILADSDSDSDSEKDALVSPGRMVVCGTSRDSNGFAAASVDYSKSRGDFESDKKRIRSEPIKGREDAKITMNRFSGGEIERKRSKLDIFEYDDDPIVDTRKPGKAPFDGDAIGTGRNNNLSLKLREPSGGRKKLGNEGSRSTVVEKRKKTVFDRTSGLLIEQERGIDRLNKKNKFEVKRDGAFHPVGMLREKSKDSGNETIRLPGKNGVLKVMIKNKKKVVGSGEPFSRHETEENGKDSEYGKISIWNTPLHPLHLKKKFRDEPDSFVTKNLPNMQKFSSAKSKQVCDWKMEDSDTSSELDSKEDMCSSKKVVKGKGIKIPKDEIPSSTRREEREKRSGTEKQLLRNRIRDILVSAGWTIDFRPRKNRDYLDSVYISPAGTAYWSIVNAYEALKKEHEENCGSKSSQSNFVFTPIPDEELSKLTRQTRKKIEKEMKKKLKNNKGIKSVKETTQKKSAKNKQIIESTGRSKDREAQSSLIKQTDKSLKGRIKDNDVLDLMVKGLSKGQKSTQSSKEVDDAETLADEECNSNVVSHKGMPKQVRVQKPHFASHAHRLQGKKNEKPSRYALLVRGSNIGINPDGDDFIPYSGKRTVLSWLVDSGTVPLSGKVQYKNKRRTKVMLEGWVTRDGIHCGCCSKILTVSKFEIHAGSKLRQPFQNIFLETGISLFQCQLDAWNRKEDSECRGFHFVDFDGDDPNDDTCGICGDGGDLICCDGCPSTFHQSCLGIQTLPQGDWHCPNCSCKFCGGVGSSTAQDDPVTLPKCSLCEKKYHQLCVKEMDVFPFDSNSPHSSFCGHKCKQIFEQLQKLLGVKHEVEAGFSWTLIQRSDLDSDMSPRVLPQRAECNSKLAVALDVMDECFLPVVDRRSGINLIHNVLYNCGSNFNRLNYSGFYTFVLERGDEIISAASIRIHGTRLAEMPFIGTRHIYRRQGMCRWLLNAIESVLCSLTVEKLIIPAISELMHAWTVVFGFKPLEESHKQEIRSMNMLVFPGTDLLQKILLKHDLSEGNVNAAEGFQDTGGSSHDTSAVMCNASDVLGEATLQDFREKTTSYNSQEAAIDSTSLLHSGPAQDELVKENKRRLDSAVTCTTVSSSDGEGDGSHNAKFDVAGTQPDLYSLSEISVKQTSNASEYQNVISVSNFLATEENIHASGCGTSEVCDVNTEIAISDPHLHHSVDDVKHQYTAVKSEAMDATATHRSQVSGGNGVCHLSEETIQICPDNVQPFSALSQYGFQGSGESLLRQDSKLQEVTKCSHDTSAIVTDAHGIISEAFTVESYPQLLGDDPFVVDPKCDNVSTIECRGFGTSGSESVVTSVIANLHGFCGAPEHYSPHATSESPSQVLGQSNGLCKSEPVHSPDQSVTPGADACGTTYFESNHQDSSEDKVHEDTDGEYDYPAPVGGSFCWKSGIVSKSLTSTESNSQVAHVDDMQRNSEFLCDNTLPLSGGGSAYDLPETQMFS; encoded by the exons ATGAAAGAGGACTTCGTAGCTCGTGATCGGCGTTTGAAGCTGGAGAAGGATAGGGTGCCTTCGGGCAGATTGATCATCAAGAAGAAAGCGAATGAGAGCAGTACCGGTGTTTCTTCTGGGAAACAGAAACTGTTCGAttcgaagaaggagaagaagagaaagcgATTGAtactggctgattctgattctgattctgattctgaaaAGGACGCTTTAGTTTCTCCAGGTAGAATGGTTGTCTGCGGAACCAGTCGAGATAGTAATGGCTTTGCTGCTGCTAGTGTAGATTATTCTAAAAGCAGGGGAGATTTTGAAAGTGATAAGAAGAGAATTAGGTCGGAACCCATTAAAGGTAGAGAAGATGCCAAGATTACTATGAACAGATTTTCTGGAGGTGAAATTGAAAGGAAGAGAAGTAAGCTGGATATTTTTGAATACGATGATGATCCCATAGTTGACACAAGAAAGCCTGGGAAGGCACCTTTTGATGGTGATGCAATTGGTACAGGAAGGAATAATAATTTGAGCTTGAAACTCCGGGAGCCGAGTGGTGGGCGGAAGAAACTTGGAAATGAGGGTAGCAGAAGCACCGTGGttgagaagaggaaaaaaactgTTTTTGACAGGACTAGTGGGTTGTTAATTGAACAGGAAAGAGGAATTGATCGTTTGAATAAGAAGAACAAGTTTGAGGTGAAAAGGGATGGAGCATTTCATCCTGTTGGCATGCTGAGGGAGAAATCAAAGGATTCTGGTAATGAAACTATCAGGCTGCCTGGTAAAAATGGTGTCCTGAAGGTGATGatcaagaataagaagaaggtTGTTGGATCTGGGGAACCTTTTAGTCGCCATGAAACTGAGGAAAATGGAAAGGATTCTGAATATGGAAAGATTTCCATTTGGAACACACCACTCCATCCTCTtcatttgaaaaagaaattccGTGATGAACCTGATTCTTTTGTGACAAAGAACCTGCCGAATATGCAAAAATTCTCATCAGCTAAGAGCAAACAAGTCTGTGACTGGAAAATGGAGGATAGCGATACATCATCAGAGCTGGATTCAAAAGAGGACATGTGTAGTTCCAAGAAAGTGGTAAAGGGCAAaggaatcaagattccaaaagaTGAAATCCCCTCATCAACTcgaagggaggaaagagaaaaacgTTCTGGCACAGAGAAGCAGTTACTAAGAAATCGCATAAGGGATATACTTGTCAGTGCAGGCTGGACAATTGATTTTAGACCTAGGAAGAATAGGGACTACTTGGATTCAGTGTACATCAGTCCTGCAGGAACAGCTTACTGGTCTATAGTAAATGCTTATGAAGCACTTAAAAAAGAACATGAAGAGAACTGTGGCAGCAAGTCTAGTCAATCCAATTTTGTATTTACTCCAATACCAGATGAAGAACTTAGTAAACTAACAAGGCAGACACGTAAAAAGATtgagaaggaaatgaaaaagaaactcaaaaacaaCAAAGGGATTAAGAGTGTGAAAGAAACCACacaaaagaaatctgcaaaaaaTAAGCAAATCATAGAGAGCACTGGGAGAAGCAAAGATAGAGAAGCACAGAGTTCACTCATCAAGCAGACTGATAAATCACTGAAAGGGAGAATAAAGGATAATGATGTTCTTGATCTAATGGTAAAGGGCCTATCTAAGGGTCAGAAATCTACTCAATCTTCTAAAGAAGTGGATGATGCAGAAACTCTTGCTGATGAAGAGTGCAATTCTAATGTTGTCTCGCACAAGGGAATGCCAAAGCAAGTTAGGGTTCAAAAGCCACACTTTGCATCCCATGCTCATAGGCTAcagggaaagaaaaatgaaaagccAAGTCGTTATGCTTTGTTGGTTCGTGGATCGAACATTGGGATAAATCCAGATGGTGATGATTTCATCCCATACTCTGGAAAACGAACTGTACTTTCCTGGCTTGTAGACTCTGGTACTGTTCCCTTGAGCGGGAAAGTGCAGTATAAGAACAAGAGGCGCACAAAAGTGATGCTTGAGGGCTGGGTTACCAGGGATGGCATTCACTGTGGTTGCTGTAGCAAAATCCTCACAGTTTCAAAGTTTGAGATTCACGCAGGAAGCAAGCTGCGGCAGCCattccaaaatatttttttagagaCTGGGATTTCCCTCTTTCAGTGCCAGCTTGATGCATGGAATAGAAAAGAGGATTCTGAATGCCGTGGATTCCATTTTGTTGACTTTGATGGTGATgacccaaatgatgatacctGTGGCATTTGTGGAGATGGTGGGGATTTGATCTGCTGTGATGGTTGTCCTTCAACTTTCCATCAAAGCTGCTTGGGTATACAG ACGCTTCCCCAAGGTGATTGGCATTGTCCAAATTGTTCATGCAAATTCTGCGGGGGAGTTGGTAGTAGTACGGCTCAGGACGATCCTGTAACACTACCCAAATGCAGTCTCTGTGAGAAAAAAT ATCACCAGTTGTGTGTTAAGGAAATGGATGTTTTCCCTTTTGATTCCAACAGTCCACATTCTTCCTTTTGTGGGCACAAGTGCAAACAG ATTTTCGAGCAATTACAGAAGCTTCTTGGTGTTAAACATGAGGTGGAAGCAGGATTTTCATGGACTCTCATTCAGCGCTCTGACTTGGACTCAGATATGTCTCCGCGTGTGCTGCCCCAAAGGGCTGAATGCAATTCTAAGCTAGCTGTTGCACTGGATGTTATGGATGAGTGTTTTCTACCCGTTGTCGACCGGAGGAGTGGGATCAATTTGATTCACAACGTTTTGTACAATTGTGG ATCAAACTTTAATCGACTGAACTATAGTGGCTTCTACACTTTTGTTCTGGAAAGGGGTGATGAAATCATCTCTGCAGCATCCATCAG GATCCATGGAACGAGGTTAGCAGAGATGCCCTTCATTGGGACTCGTCATATTTATAGGCGTCAAGGAATGTGTCGCTGGCTTCTAAATGCAATTGAGTCG GTACTCTGCTCTCTGACTGTGGAGAAACTGATCATACCTGCTATCTCAGAACTTATGCATGCATGGACTGTAGTTTTTGGTTTCAAGCCTCTTGAGGAGTCTCACAAACAAGAAATAAGGTCCATGAATATGTTAGTGTTCCCTGGTACAGATCTTTTACAGAAGATTCTACTGAAGCATGACCTCTCTGAGGGGAATGTTAATGCTGCTGAAG GTTTCCAGGATACTGGTGGTTCTTCACATGATACTTCCGCTGTGATGTGCAATGCTTCAGATGTTCTTGGTGAAGCTACATTGCAAGATTTCAGGGAGAAAACCACGTCTTATAATTCTCAAGAAGCTGCCATTGACTCTACATCTCTCCTTCATTCTGGTCCTGCACAAGATGAGCTTGTGAAGGAAAACAAACGTCGGTTGGATTCTGCTGTCACATGTACTACTGTGTCTAGTTCAGATGGCGAGGGAGATGGTTCACACAATGCAAAGTTTGATGTTGCTGGCACTCAACCTGATCTCTATTCTCTAAGTGAAATTTCTGTAAAGCAAACTAGCAACGCAAGTGAATATCAGAATGTTATTTCTGTCTCCAATTTTTTGGCTACTGAAGAAAACATCCATGCATCTGGTTGTGGTACATCAGAGGTCTGTGATGTGAATACTGAAATCGCTATTTCAGATCCTCATTTGCATCATTCTGTGGACGATGTTAAACATCAATATACTGCTGTTAAATCTGAAGCCATGGATGCTACTGCTACGCATCGTTCACAAGTTTCCGGTGGAAATGGTGTTTGCCATCTCTCAGAGGAAACCATTCAAATCTGTCCTGATAATGTTCAACCCTTTTCTGCTCTTTCTCAGTATGGTTTTCAGGGTTCCGGTGAAAGTTTGTTGCGTCAAGATTCCAAGTTGCAAGAGGTCACAAAATGCTCTCATGATACATCTGCCATAGTGACTGATGCTCATGGAATCATAAGTGAAGCTTTTACAGTTGAAAGCTACCCCCAATTGCTGGGTGACGATCCCTTCGTCGTTGATCCCAAGTGTGATAATGTATCAACAATAGAGTGTAGAGGTTTTGGCACAAGTGGATCAGAAAGTGTAGTGACTTCAGTTATAGCTAATCTCCATGGTTTTTGTGGAGCTCCTGAACATTATTCTCCTCATGCTACTTCAGAATCTCCTTCACAGGTTCTAGGGCAGAGTAATGGACTTTGTAAATCTGAACCTGTGCATTCCCCAGATCAAAGTGTTACTCCAGGGGCAGATGCTTGTGGTACAACTTATTTTGAGTCGAACCATCAGGATTCTAGTGAAGATAAGGTGCATGAAGACACTGATGGTGAATATGATTACCCTGCTCCTGTTGGTGGTTCTTTTTGTTGGAAGTCTGGAATTGTCAGTAAATCTTTAACTTCAACTGAGTCTAATTCTCAAGTTGCTCATGTGGATGACATGCAGCGTAATTCTGAGTTCCTGTGTGACAACACCCTTCCTCTTTCTGGTGGAGGTAGTGCATATGATCTTCCAGAG ACTCAGATGTTCAGTTGA
- the LOC122090543 gene encoding uncharacterized protein LOC122090543 isoform X1, whose translation MKEDFVARDRRLKLEKDRVPSGRLIIKKKANESSTGVSSGKQKLFDSKKEKKRKRLILADSDSDSDSEKDALVSPGRMVVCGTSRDSNGFAAASVDYSKSRGDFESDKKRIRSEPIKGREDAKITMNRFSGGEIERKRSKLDIFEYDDDPIVDTRKPGKAPFDGDAIGTGRNNNLSLKLREPSGGRKKLGNEGSRSTVVEKRKKTVFDRTSGLLIEQERGIDRLNKKNKFEVKRDGAFHPVGMLREKSKDSGNETIRLPGKNGVLKVMIKNKKKVVGSGEPFSRHETEENGKDSEYGKISIWNTPLHPLHLKKKFRDEPDSFVTKNLPNMQKFSSAKSKQVCDWKMEDSDTSSELDSKEDMCSSKKVVKGKGIKIPKDEIPSSTRREEREKRSGTEKQLLRNRIRDILVSAGWTIDFRPRKNRDYLDSVYISPAGTAYWSIVNAYEALKKEHEENCGSKSSQSNFVFTPIPDEELSKLTRQTRKKIEKEMKKKLKNNKGIKSVKETTQKKSAKNKQIIESTGRSKDREAQSSLIKQTDKSLKGRIKDNDVLDLMVKGLSKGQKSTQSSKEVDDAETLADEECNSNVVSHKGMPKQVRVQKPHFASHAHRLQGKKNEKPSRYALLVRGSNIGINPDGDDFIPYSGKRTVLSWLVDSGTVPLSGKVQYKNKRRTKVMLEGWVTRDGIHCGCCSKILTVSKFEIHAGSKLRQPFQNIFLETGISLFQCQLDAWNRKEDSECRGFHFVDFDGDDPNDDTCGICGDGGDLICCDGCPSTFHQSCLGIQTLPQGDWHCPNCSCKFCGGVGSSTAQDDPVTLPKCSLCEKKYHQLCVKEMDVFPFDSNSPHSSFCGHKCKQIFEQLQKLLGVKHEVEAGFSWTLIQRSDLDSDMSPRVLPQRAECNSKLAVALDVMDECFLPVVDRRSGINLIHNVLYNCGSNFNRLNYSGFYTFVLERGDEIISAASIRIHGTRLAEMPFIGTRHIYRRQGMCRWLLNAIESVLCSLTVEKLIIPAISELMHAWTVVFGFKPLEESHKQEIRSMNMLVFPGTDLLQKILLKHDLSEGNVNAAEGFQDTGGSSHDTSAVMCNASDVLGEATLQDFREKTTSYNSQEAAIDSTSLLHSGPAQDELVKENKRRLDSAVTCTTVSSSDGEGDGSHNAKFDVAGTQPDLYSLSEISVKQTSNASEYQNVISVSNFLATEENIHASGCGTSEVCDVNTEIAISDPHLHHSVDDVKHQYTAVKSEAMDATATHRSQVSGGNGVCHLSEETIQICPDNVQPFSALSQYGFQGSGESLLRQDSKLQEVTKCSHDTSAIVTDAHGIISEAFTVESYPQLLGDDPFVVDPKCDNVSTIECRGFGTSGSESVVTSVIANLHGFCGAPEHYSPHATSESPSQVLGQSNGLCKSEPVHSPDQSVTPGADACGTTYFESNHQDSSEDKVHEDTDGEYDYPAPVGGSFCWKSGIVSKSLTSTESNSQVAHVDDMQRNSEFLCDNTLPLSGGGSAYDLPEVIIGSNQAT comes from the exons ATGAAAGAGGACTTCGTAGCTCGTGATCGGCGTTTGAAGCTGGAGAAGGATAGGGTGCCTTCGGGCAGATTGATCATCAAGAAGAAAGCGAATGAGAGCAGTACCGGTGTTTCTTCTGGGAAACAGAAACTGTTCGAttcgaagaaggagaagaagagaaagcgATTGAtactggctgattctgattctgattctgattctgaaaAGGACGCTTTAGTTTCTCCAGGTAGAATGGTTGTCTGCGGAACCAGTCGAGATAGTAATGGCTTTGCTGCTGCTAGTGTAGATTATTCTAAAAGCAGGGGAGATTTTGAAAGTGATAAGAAGAGAATTAGGTCGGAACCCATTAAAGGTAGAGAAGATGCCAAGATTACTATGAACAGATTTTCTGGAGGTGAAATTGAAAGGAAGAGAAGTAAGCTGGATATTTTTGAATACGATGATGATCCCATAGTTGACACAAGAAAGCCTGGGAAGGCACCTTTTGATGGTGATGCAATTGGTACAGGAAGGAATAATAATTTGAGCTTGAAACTCCGGGAGCCGAGTGGTGGGCGGAAGAAACTTGGAAATGAGGGTAGCAGAAGCACCGTGGttgagaagaggaaaaaaactgTTTTTGACAGGACTAGTGGGTTGTTAATTGAACAGGAAAGAGGAATTGATCGTTTGAATAAGAAGAACAAGTTTGAGGTGAAAAGGGATGGAGCATTTCATCCTGTTGGCATGCTGAGGGAGAAATCAAAGGATTCTGGTAATGAAACTATCAGGCTGCCTGGTAAAAATGGTGTCCTGAAGGTGATGatcaagaataagaagaaggtTGTTGGATCTGGGGAACCTTTTAGTCGCCATGAAACTGAGGAAAATGGAAAGGATTCTGAATATGGAAAGATTTCCATTTGGAACACACCACTCCATCCTCTtcatttgaaaaagaaattccGTGATGAACCTGATTCTTTTGTGACAAAGAACCTGCCGAATATGCAAAAATTCTCATCAGCTAAGAGCAAACAAGTCTGTGACTGGAAAATGGAGGATAGCGATACATCATCAGAGCTGGATTCAAAAGAGGACATGTGTAGTTCCAAGAAAGTGGTAAAGGGCAAaggaatcaagattccaaaagaTGAAATCCCCTCATCAACTcgaagggaggaaagagaaaaacgTTCTGGCACAGAGAAGCAGTTACTAAGAAATCGCATAAGGGATATACTTGTCAGTGCAGGCTGGACAATTGATTTTAGACCTAGGAAGAATAGGGACTACTTGGATTCAGTGTACATCAGTCCTGCAGGAACAGCTTACTGGTCTATAGTAAATGCTTATGAAGCACTTAAAAAAGAACATGAAGAGAACTGTGGCAGCAAGTCTAGTCAATCCAATTTTGTATTTACTCCAATACCAGATGAAGAACTTAGTAAACTAACAAGGCAGACACGTAAAAAGATtgagaaggaaatgaaaaagaaactcaaaaacaaCAAAGGGATTAAGAGTGTGAAAGAAACCACacaaaagaaatctgcaaaaaaTAAGCAAATCATAGAGAGCACTGGGAGAAGCAAAGATAGAGAAGCACAGAGTTCACTCATCAAGCAGACTGATAAATCACTGAAAGGGAGAATAAAGGATAATGATGTTCTTGATCTAATGGTAAAGGGCCTATCTAAGGGTCAGAAATCTACTCAATCTTCTAAAGAAGTGGATGATGCAGAAACTCTTGCTGATGAAGAGTGCAATTCTAATGTTGTCTCGCACAAGGGAATGCCAAAGCAAGTTAGGGTTCAAAAGCCACACTTTGCATCCCATGCTCATAGGCTAcagggaaagaaaaatgaaaagccAAGTCGTTATGCTTTGTTGGTTCGTGGATCGAACATTGGGATAAATCCAGATGGTGATGATTTCATCCCATACTCTGGAAAACGAACTGTACTTTCCTGGCTTGTAGACTCTGGTACTGTTCCCTTGAGCGGGAAAGTGCAGTATAAGAACAAGAGGCGCACAAAAGTGATGCTTGAGGGCTGGGTTACCAGGGATGGCATTCACTGTGGTTGCTGTAGCAAAATCCTCACAGTTTCAAAGTTTGAGATTCACGCAGGAAGCAAGCTGCGGCAGCCattccaaaatatttttttagagaCTGGGATTTCCCTCTTTCAGTGCCAGCTTGATGCATGGAATAGAAAAGAGGATTCTGAATGCCGTGGATTCCATTTTGTTGACTTTGATGGTGATgacccaaatgatgatacctGTGGCATTTGTGGAGATGGTGGGGATTTGATCTGCTGTGATGGTTGTCCTTCAACTTTCCATCAAAGCTGCTTGGGTATACAG ACGCTTCCCCAAGGTGATTGGCATTGTCCAAATTGTTCATGCAAATTCTGCGGGGGAGTTGGTAGTAGTACGGCTCAGGACGATCCTGTAACACTACCCAAATGCAGTCTCTGTGAGAAAAAAT ATCACCAGTTGTGTGTTAAGGAAATGGATGTTTTCCCTTTTGATTCCAACAGTCCACATTCTTCCTTTTGTGGGCACAAGTGCAAACAG ATTTTCGAGCAATTACAGAAGCTTCTTGGTGTTAAACATGAGGTGGAAGCAGGATTTTCATGGACTCTCATTCAGCGCTCTGACTTGGACTCAGATATGTCTCCGCGTGTGCTGCCCCAAAGGGCTGAATGCAATTCTAAGCTAGCTGTTGCACTGGATGTTATGGATGAGTGTTTTCTACCCGTTGTCGACCGGAGGAGTGGGATCAATTTGATTCACAACGTTTTGTACAATTGTGG ATCAAACTTTAATCGACTGAACTATAGTGGCTTCTACACTTTTGTTCTGGAAAGGGGTGATGAAATCATCTCTGCAGCATCCATCAG GATCCATGGAACGAGGTTAGCAGAGATGCCCTTCATTGGGACTCGTCATATTTATAGGCGTCAAGGAATGTGTCGCTGGCTTCTAAATGCAATTGAGTCG GTACTCTGCTCTCTGACTGTGGAGAAACTGATCATACCTGCTATCTCAGAACTTATGCATGCATGGACTGTAGTTTTTGGTTTCAAGCCTCTTGAGGAGTCTCACAAACAAGAAATAAGGTCCATGAATATGTTAGTGTTCCCTGGTACAGATCTTTTACAGAAGATTCTACTGAAGCATGACCTCTCTGAGGGGAATGTTAATGCTGCTGAAG GTTTCCAGGATACTGGTGGTTCTTCACATGATACTTCCGCTGTGATGTGCAATGCTTCAGATGTTCTTGGTGAAGCTACATTGCAAGATTTCAGGGAGAAAACCACGTCTTATAATTCTCAAGAAGCTGCCATTGACTCTACATCTCTCCTTCATTCTGGTCCTGCACAAGATGAGCTTGTGAAGGAAAACAAACGTCGGTTGGATTCTGCTGTCACATGTACTACTGTGTCTAGTTCAGATGGCGAGGGAGATGGTTCACACAATGCAAAGTTTGATGTTGCTGGCACTCAACCTGATCTCTATTCTCTAAGTGAAATTTCTGTAAAGCAAACTAGCAACGCAAGTGAATATCAGAATGTTATTTCTGTCTCCAATTTTTTGGCTACTGAAGAAAACATCCATGCATCTGGTTGTGGTACATCAGAGGTCTGTGATGTGAATACTGAAATCGCTATTTCAGATCCTCATTTGCATCATTCTGTGGACGATGTTAAACATCAATATACTGCTGTTAAATCTGAAGCCATGGATGCTACTGCTACGCATCGTTCACAAGTTTCCGGTGGAAATGGTGTTTGCCATCTCTCAGAGGAAACCATTCAAATCTGTCCTGATAATGTTCAACCCTTTTCTGCTCTTTCTCAGTATGGTTTTCAGGGTTCCGGTGAAAGTTTGTTGCGTCAAGATTCCAAGTTGCAAGAGGTCACAAAATGCTCTCATGATACATCTGCCATAGTGACTGATGCTCATGGAATCATAAGTGAAGCTTTTACAGTTGAAAGCTACCCCCAATTGCTGGGTGACGATCCCTTCGTCGTTGATCCCAAGTGTGATAATGTATCAACAATAGAGTGTAGAGGTTTTGGCACAAGTGGATCAGAAAGTGTAGTGACTTCAGTTATAGCTAATCTCCATGGTTTTTGTGGAGCTCCTGAACATTATTCTCCTCATGCTACTTCAGAATCTCCTTCACAGGTTCTAGGGCAGAGTAATGGACTTTGTAAATCTGAACCTGTGCATTCCCCAGATCAAAGTGTTACTCCAGGGGCAGATGCTTGTGGTACAACTTATTTTGAGTCGAACCATCAGGATTCTAGTGAAGATAAGGTGCATGAAGACACTGATGGTGAATATGATTACCCTGCTCCTGTTGGTGGTTCTTTTTGTTGGAAGTCTGGAATTGTCAGTAAATCTTTAACTTCAACTGAGTCTAATTCTCAAGTTGCTCATGTGGATGACATGCAGCGTAATTCTGAGTTCCTGTGTGACAACACCCTTCCTCTTTCTGGTGGAGGTAGTGCATATGATCTTCCAGAGGTGATTATTGGATCTAACCAGGCAACTTAA